A part of Arachis hypogaea cultivar Tifrunner chromosome 12, arahy.Tifrunner.gnm2.J5K5, whole genome shotgun sequence genomic DNA contains:
- the LOC112727368 gene encoding uncharacterized protein, translating to MASIATHFSAFLLLFPVGLRRLHSSSSLYLHSPSQFRSKLWYLSDPKWKNLDLYALLITLPIASFSELFLFLSFSGHPSYRFSFFQQSFALLAFWFLILLIIVHEYNATSSLISETLVYVLGGVVFFMEYSVMETGVSGLAADVYGFIGWLALLCAGSCIYLSFKPSAFFAEFLLCCGLVFKGTWLLQGGFLLYTDALGLKGCKKISSLLLMSTQDDVVDVHCELEQDKARGFALVNFLFTLHALVVMVLAVGLVVVLGRNRSLRTGGGEGKGPLLSEIEATNIRMRALPELEIE from the coding sequence ATGGCATCCATTGCGACCCATTTCTCAGCCTTTCTGTTACTCTTCCCAGTGGGCCTCCGCCGCTTGCATTCCTCCTCCTCCCTCTACCTCCACAGCCCTTCCCAATTCAGATCCAAGCTATGGTACCTCTCAGATCCCAAATGGAAGAATCTCGATCTCTACGCTCTCCTCATTACACTCCCAATCGCCTCATTCTCGGAgcttttcctcttcctctccttcTCCGGCCACCCTTCTTACAGGTTCTCATTCTTCCAACAGTCTTTTGCGCTTCTCGCTTTCTGGTTTTTGATTCTCTTGATCATAGTCCACGAGTACAACGCCACGTCATCACTCATCAGTGAAACCCTTGTGTACGTTCTCGGCGGTGTTGTTTTCTTCATGGAGTATTCTGTTATGGAAACCGGCGTTTCAGGTCTCGCTGCTGACGTGTACGGATTCATAGGTTGGCTGGCTTTGCTTTGTGCCGGTTCTTGCATTTACTTGTCGTTTAAACCGTCTGCTTTTTTTGCGGAGTTCTTGTTGTGTTGCGGATTGGTCTTCAAGGGAACATGGTTGTTGCAAGGAGGGTTTTTGCTTTACACTGATGCTCTTGGATTGAAAGGGTGTAAGAAGATTTCCTCTTTGTTATTAATGTCAACTCAGGACGACGTAGTTGATGTGCATTGTGAGCTTGAGCAGGATAAGGCTAGGGGTTTTGCATTGGTGAATTTCCTGTTCACTCTTCATGCTCTTGTGGTGATGGTATTGGCTGTTGGGTTGGTTGTGGTTTTGGGAAGGAATAGGAGCTTGAGAACTGGTGGTGGGGAGGGGAAGGGGCCATTGCTATCTGAGATTGAAGCTACGAACATTCGGATGCGTGCCCTTCCCGAACTGGAGATCGAGTGA